Part of the Shewanella eurypsychrophilus genome is shown below.
ATTGGTATTATGTTAACTAAGTTGATTTTTATATATTAGACACCAGCCACATCAAAATGCTAAATCCCTGCATTTCGAGGTCGTTTGGGTATATAAGTGTTCTATTGACACCTGTCCGACCAAAGTAGCACTTTTTTTGTGCAGTGTGGAGGGCTAGATGGCTAAAGTTATTGTTCTTATACCAAAATATTAGAGTTAATACGTATATGAGGTTCCAATTTTGAATAAACAGTTCGCTTGGTTGGCTATTTTTCTATCGGTTTTACTCTGGTCGGGCATTGAGCCTAAGGACCAATTCACTTGGTTTCTTGAAGTGTTACCAGCTCTTATCGCCTTACCTGTGTTAATTCTGACTCGTCAGCGTTTCCCGCTAACGTCACTGGCTTATGCCTTGGTATTAATTCATTGCGTCATATTGATGGTTGGCGGACATTATACTTATGCTGAGGTTCCGCTATTTGATTGGATCGCAGAAATTACAGGTTCAGACAGAAATAATTACGACAAGGTGGGGCATTTTGCACAGGGCTTTGTACCGACATTATTAGCTCGGGAGATTTTTATTAGGTTAGAGGTAGTTAAGCGCGGAGCTTGGTGTAATTTCTTGTCTTTATGCTTTGCACTCGCGTTTTCTGCTTTTTATGAGTTGATAGAGTGGTGGGTTGCACTGCTAACGGGGGAGGATGCCGAGGCATTTTTAGGCACCCAAGGTTACATATGGGATACCCAATCGGATATGGGAATGGCTTTGGTGGGGGCGGTAACTTGCCTTGTTACACTTGTTAAGTATCATGATGGTCGATTGTCTAAGTTTCACTGGTAACTAGTGAATTATTTTATCTTGTGCAAGTCAGTCTGGTTTTTTATGCGTTAAGATCGCAGTCAGTCGAGATTTTAATGCTAAAAATTGATAAGGAATGGCTTTTTGTTGTAATTTACATTCAGCTAACACTTTTTTACTATGGTATTACGATTAAAACTATTCAAATATACTAAAACGGTTCAAGATAGTAATCATTCTGGTTGATAGGGAAGATCGGCGCGCCCTCTTAGTGCGCAAGTTATACTTTTCAGGGAGAGAAGTGAATGAGTAAGATAGATGAGTTGGTGTTCTTACATCAAGTCGCCGCGCCATGTCATTTGGCGATATTGGCGGAGTCGATTGGATTAAAAACACGTATTGTAAAACAGGTGTCCGAGCTTGAGCCTGAAAGAGACCATAACTGTTTTTATTTGATTGATCATGAAGGTGCAGCCCTAGACAGTAAAGGGATCCCCTTGTTGGCATCACGTTTAGTACCCCATGTTCCAGTTGCGTTATATCAAGTCGATCGTGCAAAACTGGAGCCTGAGTCGGCCTTATTATTAGGAATACGAGGCTTGCTGTATGCCGATCAGCGTATGGATCTGTTATTGACTGGCTTGAGGAAAATGGTTGCCGACGAACTATGGTATGACAGGACTTTGATCAGTAAAATGTTCCGTCAATTAGTGAGCCGTTTAGACAGCGATAGTGATTATTCTCAAGATACCGTCGCCAAACTGCAAATGCTGACAAATAGAGAGCGTACTATTATCCAACTGGTTTCCAGTGGTGCACGTAATAAAGAGATCGCTGATCGCCTTTGTATTAGTGAGCATACGGTTAAGGCGCATATCTCCTCTGTCTTTAGAAAGACTCAATCTCGTAATCGAGTTGAGCTGTTGAGATGGGCACAAACATACCAGAGTCATTTTGAGCTTTGCTCATAACAATTATTATAAGACGTTCGGTCTGAGTGATTAGCAACAGAATTGCTGATCATGACTTAGATTAGAACCATATATAGATCTGTAAGTAACACTGAAACGGCCTTTAAGGCCGTTTTTTTGTGTCTTAAAAATGTATTTTTAAAGTGTGATTAGCTGATTTAGAGCCAAATGATAATATTTTATGAAAGTTTGTTCACTAATCTATAAATTTTTTTCCCTTTTAAATGAACAGATAAGAGGTTGCTTGATGACACCTGTTCTTTGGTAAGCCTCTGATTTTAGATTGTTATAATTTGTTATAATTCTGCTTGTTCTGATTTGCGTTAAGCCATCTAATTTTTTTCTTTGTTTAACAAGTATTTATCAGCCATTAATGTGATTTATATGCTTTTTTTTGTGAGCTAAGTCTGTAAGAATCCCTTGGCACGTTAATAAAAATTAGCGGCGATATTACAATAATGGGGTTGAATAAATGGATAATGTTAAGAAGTTGTCAGTGCTGGCACTGTCAATCGCAGCGTCTTTGCCTATGATGGCGAGCGCAGATGTCATGATTAGTGAATATGTAGAAGGTAGCAGTAATAATAAAGCTATCGAATTGTACAATACGGGTGATACATCCGTCGATCTGGCCGGTTATAAGCTAGTACGCTTCAAAGATGGTGCGGAAACATCATTAGATTTGGTGGCTTTAGATGGTCAGGTGATCGCTTCCAAATCAGTTAAAGTCATCACTCATCCAAGCGCCACTATCACATTGGGCGCAGGTGTAGATTCGATGACTGGCAACTTATATTTCAATGGAGGTGATGCGGTTGCCCTCTTGAAAGACGGTGTTATTGTTGATGTTATCGGTACGATCCCAACACCGGATGGCTGGGGATACGATAAGACATTTCAACGTAATGACGATGTAACTGCGGCTAAAAATGTATTTGATGCGGCGCAGTGGACCGAACTTGCCAAAGATACCTTTAACGGTTTAGGCGCGCGCAGTGGCGCTTTTGTAGGTGGTGAAGTTGAGCCTGTTGAGCCCTATGCCTGTATCGGTGATGTTACTGCTATTTACGATATTCAGGGTGATGGACAATACAGTCCTCTGACATCGTCTTCATATCCTTATGAATCAGCTGAAGCCGTAATAGTTAAAGGTGTAGTGACGGCACGCTTGGACAAGAAGAAAGGCTTCTTTATTCAAGAGGTAGAAGGTGATGGCTCGGCTGCAACGTCCGATGGTATCTTTGTGTCACTAGGCGCAGTCGCACCGGCTGAAATCGTACCAGGTAAGCTAGTTTGTTTAGAAGGTAAAGTTAAAGAAAACTATAAGCAGACTGAAATCGTCGGTAACCCTGATAATTTGGCCATTACCGGAGATGCTGAGCTTCCAGCTGTGATAGCGCTTGTTATCAATGATGGTGAGACCTTAGCCGATGCCTTAGAGCGTCATGAAGGGATGAAGATTAAACTCGACTCCGGCAGTGATATGAAGGTCACCAGCGCATATGGGTATGATGGATATGGCAATACCATGTCACTTTCCCATAAAGCTCCTCTGTTTAAGGCGACTCAGGTTCACCCAGCAGGTTCTGAAGAAGCAGCGGCATTAGCACTGGCCAACGCTAAGAATAAGCTGGTCATTGAAACGGGTCTCTCTGCACCTAATGGTCATATCCCCTATTTCCCTACTTTTAATGCTGAAACCGGATATATGCGTATTGGTGATCAGCTGAATAATATCGAAGGTATGGTTAACTACAGCTATGATGCCTATCGTCTATATGCGACTAATGAGATTGTTGCCGGTGACTTCATCCGCGAAAATGACAGAGCCGGCGCGCCTGAAATAGCGACTAAGGGTGATATTAGAGTTGCCAGCTTTAACGTATTAAACCTGTTTACTAGCGACAGCGAAATAGGTGGTCCACTGAACCCAACTTGTGCAGATCAGGCCGATGCTGATGCGAGTCGAGGCTGTGGTCGTGGGGCTCACACTCTGGACGAATATTTGCTTCAGCGTACTAAGATTGTCAACGCACTCATAGATATGGATGCCGACATCGTGGGTTTGATGGAAGTTGAAAATAATGGCTTTAGCGAGTCGAGCTCAATTCAGTACCTGTTGAATTCGATTAACTCAGAGCTGCCAGCTATCGATGCATATCAATTTATCGAAGCAGCCGATGCTGATAAGTATGAAGGGGAGTTCATCGGTAGTGATGCGATCACTGTCGGTATTCTCTACCGTCCTAATAAGGTGAAGCCAGCCGGAGATGCATTTGTTATTGCAACACCAGAGCAGCATGCAGGCGAAGGCGTCGCGACTCGTGGCGAAGGTGACGATGTTGAAACCAGCCCAGCGTATAACAAATACCAGCGCCATAGCCTAGGTCAAACCTTTACGATCCATGATGAGAAGTTAACGATTGTTGTTAACCACCTTAAGTCTAAAGGCTCTGGTTGTCTGGAAGATTGGTTGGAATTCTCTGAAAGCAAAGACCCAGCCGATCTGCAAGGCAAGTGTAATGAGTTCCGTGTATCGGCTGCAAAGGCTATCGGTGATTCGGTAAAGGACGTCGAGGGTGACTTACTTGTTATCGGTGATTTGAATGCTTACGGCATGGAAGATCCGGTTCGCGTACTCACAGACTATGATGCGGCGACGTCGTCACGAGACGTAGTAACAGCATCATGGACAACGCTTAATGGTGAAGTCTATGAGCAAGAAGGAAGTGTGATTGAGAAAGGTTATGGTCTAATCAACCTAAACACTCAGGCTCATGGTGCGGAAACATACAGCTATAGCTATGGTGGTGAGTTAGGTAATTTGGATCATGCACTTGCGAATACAAGCGCCGCTGCGAGAATGGTCGCTATTCAGGATTGGCACATCAATTCAGTTGAATCCAGCTTATTTGAGTATTCAAACAAGTACACGGGTGATCTGGCTAAGTCTGAGAATGTCTTTAGATCTTCAGATCACGATCCAGTTATTGTCGCACTGAGTTACCCAGCTCCTGTTGATCCGGTTGAGCCTGTTGAACCAGAAAAAAAGGATGATGGTGGTTCTTTAGGATATTTAGGTTTAGCAATGCTTTCATTACTTGGTTTACGTCGCCGTAAACACTAATAGTCAAAAGGTCTAGTTAAGCTTTAGTGATACTTGTCCTTAGCTAAATTTAATCAGTCAAACCGCTTTTAATGCTATTAAAGGCGGTTTTTTCATCTCTATTTAATGAAGTTTGTTCAAAATAGGCGTTTGGAGCTATTTCAATGTAAAAAGGCCATTTTTATAAGTTATTTGTTTACGGTTTCGTAGTTTTTTGATCGCTTTTGCGCATGTTGTTCGGTTTTAAAGGCGCTTGAATACACGCCTTTATCCGTTGAGGTATGTGAGTTATCTTTTTGTTTTTGTGAGTTTTGTTTGCAATGTCTGGTGGTTTTTGTTTGTATTAGGTTTTGATATTGTAAGGCTTTGTCTGGTTTCAGTTCATCATTCGGTTTTTCTGCAAAAAATAGCTAATTATCTCTCTGTGTTTGATACATATCGCTTGCGGCTAATGGGAGCCTGTATACACTGCCGACAACTCATGATTCTAGCGGTAAAAAATGTATGGAAGTTTTCATCAGTTTGTTGGGGATGCTTTGTTTAATCGGACTAGCAATTGCCTTATCTGATAATAGAAGGGCGATTAATCCACGCACTGTATTAGGCGCGTTGGCTTTTCAGGTCGCCTTTGGTGCTTTCGTCATGTACGTCCCTATGGGCCAAAGTATGTTAGATGGCGCCTCTAATGGCGTTATGCATGTCATTAATTATGCTAATGAAGGTCTTAAATTTTTATTTGGTGGGCTTGCGAGCTTTAGTTTAGGTTTTATCTTCGTTATCAATGTGTTGTTTGTAGTGGTGTTTATCAGCGCCCTGATAGCAGTGCTCTATTATCTTGGCATTATGCAGCTGGTTATTGGCGTTATAGGTGGCGGCTTAGCTAAAATCTTAGGTACTAGCCGCGCAGAATCCTTATCGGCTACCGCCAATATCTTTGTTGGGCCAATCGAAGCCCCTTCCATGGTTCGTCCATTCGTAAAACATATGACTCGTTCTGAACTGTTTGCCGTGATGACGGGTGGCTTAGCCTCAGTCGCTGGCGGCACTATGATCGGTTATATCCAGATGGGGGTTGATGTCAAATACGTGCTGACAGCGGCTTTTATGACAGCGCCTGCCGGATTATTGTTTGCCAAGCTTATGTGGCCTGAAACAGAAACGCCTCGTAATGACATCAAGGAGTTGATTGCAGAGCAAGGTGATAAGCCAGCTAACGTACTCGATGCCGCTGCAAGTGGCGCTGCTATGGGGATGCAGCAAGTACTTGCCGTTTCTGCGCTGCTGCTAGCATTCGTTAGCTTGATTGCCATGGTAAATGGCATGTTTGGTGGTGTAGGTAACTGGTTTGGTATTGAAAACCTGACTCTGCAGATGATCTTAGGATATTTGTTGGCGCCACTGGCTTGGGTGATGGGCGTGCCATGGAGTGAAGCTGTTCAGGCGGCATCATTTATCGGACAGAAGATGGTGATTAACGAGTTTATTGCCTATATCGACTTTCTTAAGGTGGCTGATCAACTTTCGGAAAAGACCCAGATTATTATCAGCTTCTCTCTATGTGGCTTTGCCAATATTGGCTCTCTAGCCATGGTGATGGGTGGGTTAGCTGCACTTTGCCCCGAGCGTCGTAAAGACCTCAGTGCTTTAGGTTTTAAAGCATTAATGGCTGCGGCGTTGGCAAACTTAATGAGTGGCACTATCGCTGGTTTGTTATTTAGCCTAGCGGGTTAAGTTTATATTTATATTGACGATGCCAGTGAAAACGAAGCCGGCATCATCTTTATTCAGACTTTATTTTTATTTAGCAGGAAACAATTATGACTCCACATATCAATGCAGCAGCAGGCGCTTTCGCTAAGACAGTGTTAATGCCTGGCGACCCTTTAAGGGCCAAATACATCGCTGAGAACTTTCTTGATAATCCCAAGCTGGTGACTGATGTTCGCAATATGTTGGGTTATACAGGCGAATATCAAGGTAAAAAAATCTCAGTTATGGGTTCAGGGATGGGGATACCTTCAATCTCTATTTATGCCAAAGAGTTGATCACTGAATATGGTGTCGAGAATATTATCCGCATCGGTTCTTGTGGTGCGGTTAGCGATAAGATTAAGTTGATGGATGTGGTGATGGCAATGGGTGCCAGCACTGACTCTGCAGTTAATCGTACTCGCTTTGCTAATACAGACTTTGCCATGATTGGCGATTTCGATCTGTTAAGAAAAGCCGCCGATGCCGCCGAAAAGTTAGGTACAAATTATCATGTTGGGAATCTCTACTCTTCTGATCTCTTTTACAGTGGGGACGAAGCTAGATACGATTTGATGGAAAAATACGGCATCTTAGGTGTCGAAATGGAAGCGGCTGGCCTTTATGGGGTCGCAGCTGAATATGGTGCTCGAGCACTGGCCATGATGACAGTGACAGATCATCTAAGACAAGGCCTGCATTTGAGCGCTGAAGAGCGACAGCATACGCTAAATGAGATGATCAAACTGACTCTAGAAGCGGTCAGTGGTGATCTGTAATAGTTAATCACCTCTAATCAAAAGTTGCCCTACGGCTCTCGAACGTTCACTAAAAGCTGAAATATATCAGCACAAATAATTTAGAACGTTCGAGAGCCATCCCTAATAAAGAAGTTTTCAGTTTTCAGTTTTCAGTTTTCAGTTTTCAGTTTTCAGTTTTCAGTTTTCAGTTTTCACTTACCACTTACCACTTACCACTTACCACTTACCACTTACCACTTACCACTTACCCTCATATTGAGTTCACTTTAGTTAATGCTCCTTTTCCTACTTAGCACTCAAACACTTGTTTAAACTTATAGCTTCACAGTAGACTGTGCTCAATAATTACCTAAGTGGATTGTATTATGAGTATTTGGTTTAGACCTGTGACCTTGGATGATTGCGCCAAGATGGATTCTGGTATGCATGGTAAAGGCACCTTGATGCAGACCATGGGGATAAAGATCACCGAGATAGGAGATGATTATATGGTTGCGACTATGCCGGCTTCTCCTGCCGTCCATAATCCATTAGGCATAGTTCATGGTGGAGCCAATGTGGCATTGGCTGAAACTGTTGCCA
Proteins encoded:
- a CDS encoding DUF2238 domain-containing protein, encoding MNKQFAWLAIFLSVLLWSGIEPKDQFTWFLEVLPALIALPVLILTRQRFPLTSLAYALVLIHCVILMVGGHYTYAEVPLFDWIAEITGSDRNNYDKVGHFAQGFVPTLLAREIFIRLEVVKRGAWCNFLSLCFALAFSAFYELIEWWVALLTGEDAEAFLGTQGYIWDTQSDMGMALVGAVTCLVTLVKYHDGRLSKFHW
- a CDS encoding helix-turn-helix transcriptional regulator, whose protein sequence is MSKIDELVFLHQVAAPCHLAILAESIGLKTRIVKQVSELEPERDHNCFYLIDHEGAALDSKGIPLLASRLVPHVPVALYQVDRAKLEPESALLLGIRGLLYADQRMDLLLTGLRKMVADELWYDRTLISKMFRQLVSRLDSDSDYSQDTVAKLQMLTNRERTIIQLVSSGARNKEIADRLCISEHTVKAHISSVFRKTQSRNRVELLRWAQTYQSHFELCS
- the exeM gene encoding extracellular exonuclease ExeM; amino-acid sequence: MDNVKKLSVLALSIAASLPMMASADVMISEYVEGSSNNKAIELYNTGDTSVDLAGYKLVRFKDGAETSLDLVALDGQVIASKSVKVITHPSATITLGAGVDSMTGNLYFNGGDAVALLKDGVIVDVIGTIPTPDGWGYDKTFQRNDDVTAAKNVFDAAQWTELAKDTFNGLGARSGAFVGGEVEPVEPYACIGDVTAIYDIQGDGQYSPLTSSSYPYESAEAVIVKGVVTARLDKKKGFFIQEVEGDGSAATSDGIFVSLGAVAPAEIVPGKLVCLEGKVKENYKQTEIVGNPDNLAITGDAELPAVIALVINDGETLADALERHEGMKIKLDSGSDMKVTSAYGYDGYGNTMSLSHKAPLFKATQVHPAGSEEAAALALANAKNKLVIETGLSAPNGHIPYFPTFNAETGYMRIGDQLNNIEGMVNYSYDAYRLYATNEIVAGDFIRENDRAGAPEIATKGDIRVASFNVLNLFTSDSEIGGPLNPTCADQADADASRGCGRGAHTLDEYLLQRTKIVNALIDMDADIVGLMEVENNGFSESSSIQYLLNSINSELPAIDAYQFIEAADADKYEGEFIGSDAITVGILYRPNKVKPAGDAFVIATPEQHAGEGVATRGEGDDVETSPAYNKYQRHSLGQTFTIHDEKLTIVVNHLKSKGSGCLEDWLEFSESKDPADLQGKCNEFRVSAAKAIGDSVKDVEGDLLVIGDLNAYGMEDPVRVLTDYDAATSSRDVVTASWTTLNGEVYEQEGSVIEKGYGLINLNTQAHGAETYSYSYGGELGNLDHALANTSAAARMVAIQDWHINSVESSLFEYSNKYTGDLAKSENVFRSSDHDPVIVALSYPAPVDPVEPVEPEKKDDGGSLGYLGLAMLSLLGLRRRKH
- a CDS encoding NupC/NupG family nucleoside CNT transporter codes for the protein MEVFISLLGMLCLIGLAIALSDNRRAINPRTVLGALAFQVAFGAFVMYVPMGQSMLDGASNGVMHVINYANEGLKFLFGGLASFSLGFIFVINVLFVVVFISALIAVLYYLGIMQLVIGVIGGGLAKILGTSRAESLSATANIFVGPIEAPSMVRPFVKHMTRSELFAVMTGGLASVAGGTMIGYIQMGVDVKYVLTAAFMTAPAGLLFAKLMWPETETPRNDIKELIAEQGDKPANVLDAAASGAAMGMQQVLAVSALLLAFVSLIAMVNGMFGGVGNWFGIENLTLQMILGYLLAPLAWVMGVPWSEAVQAASFIGQKMVINEFIAYIDFLKVADQLSEKTQIIISFSLCGFANIGSLAMVMGGLAALCPERRKDLSALGFKALMAAALANLMSGTIAGLLFSLAG
- the deoD gene encoding purine-nucleoside phosphorylase → MMTPHINAAAGAFAKTVLMPGDPLRAKYIAENFLDNPKLVTDVRNMLGYTGEYQGKKISVMGSGMGIPSISIYAKELITEYGVENIIRIGSCGAVSDKIKLMDVVMAMGASTDSAVNRTRFANTDFAMIGDFDLLRKAADAAEKLGTNYHVGNLYSSDLFYSGDEARYDLMEKYGILGVEMEAAGLYGVAAEYGARALAMMTVTDHLRQGLHLSAEERQHTLNEMIKLTLEAVSGDL